Genomic window (Chryseobacterium bernardetii):
TTATATATCTGTGTATCACTTGTATTAACAGGAATGATGCATTATACAGACTTTAATCCAAACGGAAAATATCCGGATGCCATTAAAGCACCTGTAGCTTATGCATTTGAAATTGCCGGAAAACACTGGGCAAGTAATATCGTAACCATCGCGGCTACTGTAGGTTTAATTTCTGTAGTAATGGTAATGATGATGGGCCAATCCAGAATCTTTATCGGAATGGCAAAAGACGGTTTAATTCCTAGATTCTTTGGAGAACTTCACCCAAAAACAAAAACACCTTATAAAGGAATTATTTTATTGGGAGTTATTGTGGCATTTATTGCTGCATTTACTCCAATTTCCACTTTGGCAGATATGACGAGCTTCGGAACCCTGTTTGCATTTACATTGGTGTGTATCGCTGTTTGGGTAATGAGAAAAAAAGAACCTAATTTGATAAGACCTTTCAGAGTTCCTGCTTATAAAATAGTAGTAGGATTAGGAGTGATCATCAATTTATATTTGATTTATAACCTGAGTGATCATGCAAAAGAGCTTTCTGCAGGTTGGTTATTGTTAGGTGGAATTGTATATTTCCTTTATGGTAAAAGAAACAGTAAACTTAACAACCCTGAAAAGTATCAGGATGAATTATAATACAAACCGCTTCGGCGGTTTTTTTGTTGCAAATAACCTATAACAGAAAATATGAAAAAGTTTTTGTCCATTATATTCCTTTCTGTAGGAATAACTGCATTTTCCCAACAGGTAGAGAATATTGAAGTGGTCCTTAATGATAAAATCAGCATCCGGGCCCTTCAATTATATGATAACAAAGTATGGTACAGCGGCTCGGAATCTAAGTTCGGGTTTGTGGATCTTAAGGATATCAAAAATCAAAAGCAAATTAAGCTTTCTGATGAAAAGCTTGAATTCAGAACCCTTGCACAGGATAAGAACTCGTTTTATGCAATCAATATTGTAAGTCCGGCCCGTTTCTTCAAAATTGATAAAAAAGATTTGAAATCGCAGATTGTTTATACAGATTCTGCAAAAACTGCATTCTACGATGCTTTACATTTTGTGAATGATAAACTTGCCTATACATTCAGTGATTCAGACAGTGACCAGCTATTAAAGCTGGCTGTTTATAAAGATGGTAAATGGGGAATGTTTAAGAATAATGTAAAGCTGAATGAAGGCGAAGCTGCTTTTGCTGCCAGTAATACCAATATTTCTTCTACGAAAAAAAATCTCTGGATAGCCACAGGAGGGAAGGCTTCGAGAATTATAAAGCTGAATCTTAAGAATGAAAAGCTGGAAATATTTAATACACCTTTTATCCAGGGAGAGTCTTCACAAGGGATGTATTCCATCGATTTTTATGATGACCAGTTTGGAGTTGCAGTAGGAGGCGACTATACCAAACAGGATGCTAATGTTAATAATATTGCGACTACTAAAGATGGTGGTGAAACCTGGCAGATCCAGGCTTCAGGCCAGAATGCAGGTTATATGACCTGTGTGAAAATTAAGCCGGGTTCAAAAGGGAAGGAGATCATTGCGGTAGGAGACCGGCACATCAGTTATTCATCAGACTTTGGTAAGACATGGAAGAAGATTTCTGATGAAAAGGGACTGTATGTCTGTCAATGGATTGATGGAAGCAGTGTGGTTTTAGCAGGTAAAGATAAAATTTTAGTAATGAAAATAAAATAAGATTCGCGGATGGGAAAAATTGAGGGATTATATTTTTTAATGGTTGTTCAATTCGTATCAATAAAATAAATGTTACTGATAGAATTTATCATTATATCCCTAACAGGTTTAAACAGTGTATTTAGACTCATTCTAAACTATAACCTAATATAATTCATAGGTTAAAATTCATAACTAATGGTTAATTTTGTAGGATGGAATTTTAATCATGTTAAACTTCCTTTTATAAAATTTTATTTTCAAAATGAATTCTTTAATAGATAAGTATAATATTCCCGGACCCCGCTACACTTCTTATCCTACGGTTCCTTATTGGGATGAATCTACATTTTCACCGGAAAGCTGGAAGGAGAGTGTAATAAGGTCTTTTCAGGAAAGCAATGCAAAGGAGGGAATTTCTATTTATATCCATTTGCCTTTCTGTGAGGCATTGTGTACATTCTGCGCATGTCATAAACGTATTACGAAGCAACATAGTGTTGAGATTCCTTATCTGGAAAGTGTTTTAAAAGAATGGAAACTCTATCTGGGACTTTTTAATGAAAAACCAAAGTTAAAAGAATTACACTTGGGGGGCGGTACTCCAACATTTTTCTCTCCTGAAAATCTGAGAACATTATTGGAAGGAATTTTTTCAACAGTAGAAATTGCAGAACACCCTGAGTTTTCATTTGAAGGACACCCGAATAATACTACGAAGGAACATCTTCAGACTTTATATGATCTTGGCTTCAGAAGGGTAAGCTTTGGGGTGCAGGACTATGACCCTAAAGTACAAAAAGCCATTAACAGGATTCAGCCTTTTGAGAACGTGAAGAACGTAACGGAATGGGCTAAAGAAATTGGCTACAGAGGAATCAGTCATGATTTGGTTTTCGGTCTTCCGCACCAGACCTGGGAGGCCATGGAAAATACCATCAGAAAAACAATGGAGCTGAAGCCTGATAGACTGGCATTTTACTCTTATGCTCACGTTCCATGGGTAAAAGGAGTAGGGCAGAGAGGTTTTGATGAAAATGACCTTCCAAGCGGAGAAGAAAAACGCCGTTTGTATGAAGATGGTAAAAAATTGCTTCAGGATTTAGGATATATTGAGGTAGGGATGGATCATTTTTCTTTAGAACATGATGATTTATACCAGTCTCTGATTCATAAAAGGCTTCACAGGAACTTTATGGGATACACCTCAAGCAATACCCAGCTGATGGTAGGGCTCGGAATGTCTGCCATTTCAGATTCATGGTATGCTTTTGCCCAGAATGTAAAAACGGTAGAAGAATACCAGACGATGGTAGAAGAAGGTAAAATTCCAGTGGTGAAAGGTCATGTTCTGAATGAAGAAGATCTGATTGTAAGAAGACATATTTTAAATCTGATGTGTCAGCTTGAAACCACTTTTACTACAGATAATTCTTTTGCTGAGCTTGATAACGCTTTAGACATGCTGAAAGAAATGGAAAATGACGGATTGGTTGAAATTTCAGGTAAGGAAATTAAAATTACAGAAGCAGGCAGGGCT
Coding sequences:
- a CDS encoding WD40/YVTN/BNR-like repeat-containing protein; its protein translation is MKKFLSIIFLSVGITAFSQQVENIEVVLNDKISIRALQLYDNKVWYSGSESKFGFVDLKDIKNQKQIKLSDEKLEFRTLAQDKNSFYAINIVSPARFFKIDKKDLKSQIVYTDSAKTAFYDALHFVNDKLAYTFSDSDSDQLLKLAVYKDGKWGMFKNNVKLNEGEAAFAASNTNISSTKKNLWIATGGKASRIIKLNLKNEKLEIFNTPFIQGESSQGMYSIDFYDDQFGVAVGGDYTKQDANVNNIATTKDGGETWQIQASGQNAGYMTCVKIKPGSKGKEIIAVGDRHISYSSDFGKTWKKISDEKGLYVCQWIDGSSVVLAGKDKILVMKIK
- the hemN gene encoding oxygen-independent coproporphyrinogen III oxidase, whose product is MNSLIDKYNIPGPRYTSYPTVPYWDESTFSPESWKESVIRSFQESNAKEGISIYIHLPFCEALCTFCACHKRITKQHSVEIPYLESVLKEWKLYLGLFNEKPKLKELHLGGGTPTFFSPENLRTLLEGIFSTVEIAEHPEFSFEGHPNNTTKEHLQTLYDLGFRRVSFGVQDYDPKVQKAINRIQPFENVKNVTEWAKEIGYRGISHDLVFGLPHQTWEAMENTIRKTMELKPDRLAFYSYAHVPWVKGVGQRGFDENDLPSGEEKRRLYEDGKKLLQDLGYIEVGMDHFSLEHDDLYQSLIHKRLHRNFMGYTSSNTQLMVGLGMSAISDSWYAFAQNVKTVEEYQTMVEEGKIPVVKGHVLNEEDLIVRRHILNLMCQLETTFTTDNSFAELDNALDMLKEMENDGLVEISGKEIKITEAGRAFTRNVAMVFDLRMMRNKPETRIFSMTI